A stretch of Xenopus laevis strain J_2021 chromosome 8S, Xenopus_laevis_v10.1, whole genome shotgun sequence DNA encodes these proteins:
- the LOC121397579 gene encoding uncharacterized protein LOC121397579 isoform X1, producing MQQEPFAGWESLNVSSVAGLPVGDLGELYSYLYLLLFFQSMSSRSRRSRSSSRGSPRRRSHHSRKAVEKECSICDNPAMHNKKVCLMCWESMSGKRADDQWSAMRDWFKESMSKSLEDLVGTVTANVIQKVGPSAPVMGKESRDPKVPAECEARQQGAARCSLSATSEEEEELIVLDEDSSFDLDLIEPLVKAVRKVLELEDTEQEKKQDRMFKSSGKKDLVFPVHDVLKDIIKEEWAVPDKKYSEPRHMKKMYPYAEGDVSRWTNPPKVDAAITRVARKTTLPVDEGVSLKDPVERRQDTVLRKAYSVSGLLCKPAVAVTCVAKASKIWLQEIETELQLAGDKDKVGHLVGDIKVAIDFITDASLEVLKLAARNMGYAVAARRMLWLKHWQADTPSKFNLCALPFEGELLFGPKLDSIISKASAGKSSFLPQERRVRRQPVRAGWADRMPFKDAKTYRPGKQFDRQPFWRNRGQNQLKKEFKQGKPKSF from the exons ATGCAGCAGGAGCCGTTTGCTGGTTGGGAGAGCCTGAATGTAAGCAGTGTTGCAGGCCTACCGGTTGGGGACCTAGGTGAACTGTACAGCTACTTATATTTACTCCTCTTTTTTCAGAGCATGAGTTCTAGGAGCCGGAGATCCCGGTCATCCTCTAGGGG GTCACCTAGAAGGAGGAGTCATCATTCAAGGAAGGCGGTGGAAAAAGAGTGTTCAATATGTGATAATCCAGCGATGCATAACAAAAAAGTATGCCTAATGTGCTGGGAATCTATGTCTGGCAAAAGAGCAGATGATCAATGGAGTGCTATGAGAGACTGGTTTAAGGAGTCTATGTCTAAATCACTGGAGGACCTAGTAGGAACTGTGACAGCTAATGTGATACAGAAAGTGGGTCCCAGTGCCCCAGTAATGGGGAAAGAGAGCCGTGATCCTAAGGTGCCTGCGGAGTGTGAAGCACGTCAGCAGGGGGCAGCAAGGTGTAGCCTTTCGGCTActtcagaggaggaagaggagctaATTGTATTGGATGAAGATTCCTCGTTTGATTTGGATCTAATAGAACCTCTAGTAAAAGCTGTCCGGAAAGTATTGGAACTAGAGGACACTGAACAAGAGAAAAAGCAGGACAGAATGTTTAAATCATCAGGAAAGAAAGATCTGGTATTTCCAGTCCACGATGTACTGAAAGATATTATTAAGGAAGAGTGGGCAGTACCAGATAAAAAGTACTCAGAACCTAGACACATGAAGAAGATGTACCCGTATGCGGAGGGGGATGTGAGTCGGTGGACCAACCCCCCCAAAGTGGATGCTGCCATCACAAGGGTGGCTCGTAAGACCACATTGCCAGTGGATGAGGGGGTTTCCTTGAAGGATCCTGTAGAAAGGAGACAGGATACAGTGCTGAGGAAGGCCTATTCAGTTTCGGGGCTACTCTGCAAGCCAGCGGTAGCAGTCACGTGTGTGGCAAAGGCATCCAAAATCTGGCTGCAAGAGATAGAAACTGAGCTGCAGCTTGCTGGAGACAAAGACAAGGTGGGTCACCTAGTGGGTGATATAAAGGTGGCTATTGATTTCATCACGGACGCATCATTGGAGGTGCTGAAATTGGCAGCCAGAAATATGGGGTATGCAGTGGCAGCTAGGAGGATGCTGTGGCTAAAACATTGGCAAGCAGATACCCCTTCCAAGTTCAATCTGTGTGCGCTCCCTTTCGAGGGGGAGTTGCTGTTTGGGCCAAAACTTGACAGTATTATTTCTAAGGCTTCGGCGGGCAAGAGCTCCTTTTTGCCGCAAGAAAGGCGTGTGAGACGTCAGCCAGTCCGTGCAGGCTGGGCGGACAGAATGCCGTTTAAGGATGCCAAGACCTATAGGCCTGGAAAGCAATTTGATAGGCAGCCCTTTTGGAGAAATCGCGGgcaaaatcagctcaaaaaagagTTCAAGCAGGGAAAGCCTAAATCGTTCTGA
- the LOC121397579 gene encoding uncharacterized protein LOC121397579 isoform X2, with protein sequence MQQEPFAGWESLNSMSSRSRRSRSSSRGSPRRRSHHSRKAVEKECSICDNPAMHNKKVCLMCWESMSGKRADDQWSAMRDWFKESMSKSLEDLVGTVTANVIQKVGPSAPVMGKESRDPKVPAECEARQQGAARCSLSATSEEEEELIVLDEDSSFDLDLIEPLVKAVRKVLELEDTEQEKKQDRMFKSSGKKDLVFPVHDVLKDIIKEEWAVPDKKYSEPRHMKKMYPYAEGDVSRWTNPPKVDAAITRVARKTTLPVDEGVSLKDPVERRQDTVLRKAYSVSGLLCKPAVAVTCVAKASKIWLQEIETELQLAGDKDKVGHLVGDIKVAIDFITDASLEVLKLAARNMGYAVAARRMLWLKHWQADTPSKFNLCALPFEGELLFGPKLDSIISKASAGKSSFLPQERRVRRQPVRAGWADRMPFKDAKTYRPGKQFDRQPFWRNRGQNQLKKEFKQGKPKSF encoded by the exons ATGCAGCAGGAGCCGTTTGCTGGTTGGGAGAGCCTGAAT AGCATGAGTTCTAGGAGCCGGAGATCCCGGTCATCCTCTAGGGG GTCACCTAGAAGGAGGAGTCATCATTCAAGGAAGGCGGTGGAAAAAGAGTGTTCAATATGTGATAATCCAGCGATGCATAACAAAAAAGTATGCCTAATGTGCTGGGAATCTATGTCTGGCAAAAGAGCAGATGATCAATGGAGTGCTATGAGAGACTGGTTTAAGGAGTCTATGTCTAAATCACTGGAGGACCTAGTAGGAACTGTGACAGCTAATGTGATACAGAAAGTGGGTCCCAGTGCCCCAGTAATGGGGAAAGAGAGCCGTGATCCTAAGGTGCCTGCGGAGTGTGAAGCACGTCAGCAGGGGGCAGCAAGGTGTAGCCTTTCGGCTActtcagaggaggaagaggagctaATTGTATTGGATGAAGATTCCTCGTTTGATTTGGATCTAATAGAACCTCTAGTAAAAGCTGTCCGGAAAGTATTGGAACTAGAGGACACTGAACAAGAGAAAAAGCAGGACAGAATGTTTAAATCATCAGGAAAGAAAGATCTGGTATTTCCAGTCCACGATGTACTGAAAGATATTATTAAGGAAGAGTGGGCAGTACCAGATAAAAAGTACTCAGAACCTAGACACATGAAGAAGATGTACCCGTATGCGGAGGGGGATGTGAGTCGGTGGACCAACCCCCCCAAAGTGGATGCTGCCATCACAAGGGTGGCTCGTAAGACCACATTGCCAGTGGATGAGGGGGTTTCCTTGAAGGATCCTGTAGAAAGGAGACAGGATACAGTGCTGAGGAAGGCCTATTCAGTTTCGGGGCTACTCTGCAAGCCAGCGGTAGCAGTCACGTGTGTGGCAAAGGCATCCAAAATCTGGCTGCAAGAGATAGAAACTGAGCTGCAGCTTGCTGGAGACAAAGACAAGGTGGGTCACCTAGTGGGTGATATAAAGGTGGCTATTGATTTCATCACGGACGCATCATTGGAGGTGCTGAAATTGGCAGCCAGAAATATGGGGTATGCAGTGGCAGCTAGGAGGATGCTGTGGCTAAAACATTGGCAAGCAGATACCCCTTCCAAGTTCAATCTGTGTGCGCTCCCTTTCGAGGGGGAGTTGCTGTTTGGGCCAAAACTTGACAGTATTATTTCTAAGGCTTCGGCGGGCAAGAGCTCCTTTTTGCCGCAAGAAAGGCGTGTGAGACGTCAGCCAGTCCGTGCAGGCTGGGCGGACAGAATGCCGTTTAAGGATGCCAAGACCTATAGGCCTGGAAAGCAATTTGATAGGCAGCCCTTTTGGAGAAATCGCGGgcaaaatcagctcaaaaaagagTTCAAGCAGGGAAAGCCTAAATCGTTCTGA